From Streptomyces qinzhouensis, one genomic window encodes:
- a CDS encoding chorismate mutase produces the protein MTTSEIDENVRAELDRLRGSIDNIDAAVVHMLAERFKCTQQVGHLKARHQLPPADPAREARQIQRLRELAESAKLDPGFAEKLLNFIIAEVIRHHEQIAGDSPADGDAVE, from the coding sequence ATGACCACCAGCGAAATCGACGAGAACGTCCGGGCCGAACTGGACCGCCTGCGGGGGAGCATCGACAACATCGACGCGGCCGTGGTCCATATGCTCGCCGAACGATTCAAATGCACTCAGCAGGTCGGCCATCTCAAGGCCCGCCACCAGCTGCCCCCGGCCGACCCGGCCCGTGAGGCCCGCCAGATCCAACGCCTCCGCGAGCTCGCCGAGTCGGCGAAGCTGGACCCGGGCTTCGCCGAGAAGCTGTTGAACTTCATCATCGCCGAAGTCATCCGCCACCATGAACAGATCGCGGGCGACTCACCGGCCGACGGCGACGCCGTCGAGTGA
- a CDS encoding serine protease, giving the protein MRTLKRVVAAGAVALAALSLQPASAFAAPPPVVGGVRAAQGEFPFMVRLSMGCGGSLLTQQIVLTAAHCVGATGNNTSITATAGVVDLQSPSAVKVRSTKIYRAPGYNGTGKDWALVKLAQPINLPTLKIAETTAYNNGTFQVAGWGSAREGGAQQRYLLKAQVPFVSDASCRQAYPSLVDAEEICAGLPQGGVDTCQGDSGGPMFRRDAANEWVQVGIVSWGEGCARPGLPGVYAEVSTFAAQIKAAAATL; this is encoded by the coding sequence ATGCGTACGCTCAAGAGAGTCGTCGCGGCCGGTGCCGTAGCCCTTGCCGCCCTCAGCCTCCAGCCCGCGTCCGCCTTCGCCGCGCCCCCGCCCGTCGTCGGCGGCGTCCGGGCCGCCCAGGGCGAGTTCCCCTTCATGGTCCGGCTCTCCATGGGCTGCGGCGGCTCCCTGCTCACCCAGCAGATCGTGCTGACCGCCGCGCACTGTGTCGGCGCCACCGGCAACAACACGAGCATCACCGCCACCGCCGGTGTCGTGGACCTCCAGAGCCCCAGTGCGGTCAAGGTCCGCTCGACCAAGATCTACCGGGCCCCCGGCTACAACGGCACGGGCAAGGACTGGGCCCTGGTCAAGCTCGCCCAGCCGATCAACCTGCCCACCCTGAAGATCGCCGAGACGACCGCGTACAACAACGGCACCTTCCAGGTCGCCGGCTGGGGCTCGGCCCGCGAGGGCGGCGCACAGCAGCGCTATCTCCTCAAGGCCCAGGTCCCGTTCGTCTCCGACGCCTCGTGCCGCCAGGCCTACCCGAGTCTGGTGGACGCCGAGGAGATCTGCGCCGGGCTGCCCCAGGGCGGCGTCGACACCTGCCAGGGCGACTCCGGCGGACCCATGTTCCGCCGGGACGCCGCCAACGAGTGGGTCCAGGTCGGCATCGTGAGCTGGGGCGAGGGCTGCGCCCGGCCGGGCCTGCCGGGCGTCTACGCGGAGGTGTCGACCTTCGCCGCCCAGATCAAGGCGGCCGCGGCGACTCTGTAG
- a CDS encoding ankyrin repeat domain-containing protein, with amino-acid sequence MTELITAVYAGDVDAVGRLLATGAPAEAADEDGTTALYLAAVADGGVHLVRPLLAAGADPERPSGDGELPLCGAAVHGYADVARALLAAGAHPDRAEPWGSTPLSWAVRNGHAPVVRALLEHGADASRPAPDGRLPLVGAAIHGSVATVRALLDHAAPGRETALAEALARRDRDLTAELRAALLARYDEPLTTAVRRVPGEDGTTVVVEVLRDGVPIAGDEYRTGHAEIAALPATAG; translated from the coding sequence ATGACGGAACTGATCACCGCGGTGTACGCGGGCGACGTGGACGCGGTCGGCCGGCTGCTGGCCACGGGGGCGCCCGCGGAGGCCGCCGACGAGGACGGTACGACGGCGCTGTATCTGGCGGCCGTGGCCGACGGCGGCGTACACCTCGTCCGTCCGCTGCTGGCGGCGGGCGCCGACCCGGAGCGGCCGAGCGGCGACGGCGAACTCCCGCTGTGCGGGGCGGCCGTCCACGGATACGCCGATGTGGCGCGGGCCCTGCTGGCGGCGGGCGCGCACCCGGACCGCGCCGAGCCATGGGGTTCCACCCCGCTGTCCTGGGCGGTCCGCAACGGCCATGCGCCCGTGGTGCGGGCCCTGCTGGAGCACGGCGCCGATGCGTCCCGGCCCGCGCCGGACGGCCGTCTCCCCCTGGTCGGGGCGGCGATCCACGGCTCGGTGGCCACCGTACGGGCGCTGCTGGACCACGCCGCCCCGGGCCGCGAAACGGCCCTGGCCGAGGCGCTGGCCCGCCGGGACCGCGATCTGACGGCGGAACTGCGCGCCGCGCTCCTCGCACGGTACGACGAGCCCCTCACGACGGCGGTCCGGCGGGTGCCGGGGGAGGACGGAACGACCGTCGTGGTGGAGGTCCTCCGGGACGGCGTCCCGATCGCGGGAGACGAGTACCGGACGGGACACGCGGAGATCGCGGCACTGCCGGCGACGGCGGGCTGA
- a CDS encoding SDR family oxidoreductase, with product MTGICTGRVVVVTGAGRGLGRAHAIAFAAEGAKVVVNDLGAGLDGAGASAGPAADVVAEIRAGGGAAVPHGGDITTAEGAASLIATALDTYGRLDTLVNNAGFLRDRMLVNLTEDDFDAVVRVHLKGHFLPLRAAAAHWRAEAKAGRPAEARVVNTTSGAGLLGSVGQANYAAAKAGIVGLTLVAAAELGRYGVLVNAIAPAARTRMTEHTFADLAALPEDVSPLVVWLGSADSAGVTGRIIESEAGRLTVMRGWQPGPTADSATRRTPSAAGSALRTLLARAAEPGKVYGAG from the coding sequence ATGACGGGCATCTGCACGGGCCGGGTCGTGGTGGTGACCGGCGCCGGCCGGGGACTGGGCCGCGCCCATGCCATCGCCTTCGCCGCCGAAGGGGCGAAGGTCGTGGTCAACGATCTGGGCGCGGGCCTCGACGGCGCGGGCGCGTCGGCGGGACCGGCGGCGGACGTGGTCGCCGAGATCCGCGCGGGCGGCGGCGCGGCGGTCCCCCACGGCGGTGACATCACCACCGCCGAGGGCGCCGCCTCCCTGATCGCCACCGCGCTCGACACCTACGGACGGCTGGACACCCTGGTCAACAACGCGGGCTTTCTGCGGGACCGGATGCTGGTCAATCTGACCGAGGACGACTTCGACGCGGTGGTACGGGTCCACCTCAAGGGCCATTTCCTGCCGCTGCGCGCGGCGGCGGCCCACTGGCGCGCCGAGGCCAAGGCGGGCCGTCCGGCCGAGGCGCGGGTGGTCAACACCACGTCGGGCGCCGGTCTGCTGGGCAGCGTCGGCCAGGCGAACTACGCGGCGGCCAAGGCGGGCATCGTCGGCCTCACCCTGGTCGCGGCGGCGGAACTGGGCCGCTACGGAGTCCTGGTGAACGCGATCGCCCCCGCCGCCCGGACCCGGATGACGGAACACACCTTCGCGGACCTGGCCGCACTCCCGGAGGACGTATCACCGCTCGTGGTCTGGCTGGGCTCGGCGGACAGCGCCGGGGTCACGGGCCGGATCATCGAATCGGAGGCGGGCCGTCTGACGGTCATGCGGGGCTGGCAGCCGGGCCCCACCGCCGATTCCGCCACCCGCCGTACCCCGTCCGCCGCGGGCAGCGCCCTGCGCACCCTGCTGGCCCGGGCGGCGGAGCCGGGGAAGGTGTACGGGGCGGGCTGA
- a CDS encoding SDR family oxidoreductase, with translation MEPDGRVTVVTGGTRGVGAGIARAFLRAGSVVVICARRPPGTPVDGAVYLPLDLRDAAAVGEFFTEVVRRYGRLDTLVNNAGGTPYRPLADGGAARHARVIDLNLTAPLTASIAAYEHLRAARGSVLMIGSVSGDRPSPGSGAYGAAKAGLASLARSMAVEWAPEVRVNTLVLGMVGTELSALHYGDEEGVAAVGRTVPLGRLAEPADVGDAAVFLASERAAYISGASLHIHGGGERPAFLAAATANRTAPRGDRTTPRGDRTAPRGDRTTPRDGGEPG, from the coding sequence ATGGAGCCGGACGGGAGAGTCACGGTCGTCACCGGCGGCACCCGGGGGGTGGGCGCGGGCATCGCCCGGGCGTTCCTGCGGGCGGGCTCGGTGGTGGTGATCTGCGCCCGGCGGCCCCCCGGGACGCCGGTGGACGGCGCGGTCTACCTCCCGCTCGATCTGCGGGACGCGGCCGCGGTGGGGGAGTTCTTCACCGAGGTCGTACGGCGGTACGGGCGCCTCGACACCCTGGTCAACAACGCGGGCGGTACGCCGTACCGGCCGCTCGCGGACGGCGGAGCGGCCCGGCACGCCCGGGTCATCGACCTCAATCTGACGGCACCGCTGACCGCGAGCATCGCGGCGTACGAACATCTGCGGGCCGCCCGCGGCTCGGTGCTGATGATCGGCAGTGTGAGCGGGGACCGGCCGTCGCCGGGCTCCGGGGCCTACGGCGCGGCGAAGGCGGGGCTGGCGAGCCTGGCCCGGTCGATGGCCGTCGAATGGGCGCCGGAGGTACGGGTGAACACCCTGGTCCTCGGGATGGTCGGAACCGAACTCAGCGCCCTTCACTACGGCGACGAGGAGGGCGTGGCCGCGGTGGGCCGCACGGTTCCGCTGGGGCGGCTCGCGGAGCCGGCCGACGTCGGCGATGCGGCGGTGTTCCTGGCCTCGGAGCGGGCGGCGTACATCAGCGGGGCGTCGCTGCACATCCACGGCGGCGGGGAGCGCCCGGCGTTCCTCGCGGCGGCCACGGCGAACCGGACCGCCCCGCGAGGCGACCGCACCACTCCACGAGGCGACCGCACCGCCCCGCGAGGCGACCGCACCACTCCACGAGACGGAGGAGAACCGGGATGA
- a CDS encoding enoyl-CoA hydratase family protein: protein MGVSTTDAASDPADGVRVVTAAYPPVNALPVQGWYDLARAVRDAGHDPGVRCVVLAAEGRGFNAGVDIKELQRDGADGGDGPGGPRAALLGANRGCAEAFAAVYECEVPVVAAVGGFCLGGGIGLVGNADAIVAADDAVFGLPELDRGALGAATHLARLVPPHLMRALYYTSATVTAGELHRHGSVWRVVPRAELAAAALELAVDIARKDGALIRLAKAAINGIDPVDVRRSYRFEQGFTFEAALSGAGDRVRAAFGKDGGA from the coding sequence ATGGGTGTCTCCACCACGGACGCGGCCTCGGATCCGGCCGACGGAGTCCGCGTCGTCACGGCCGCCTATCCCCCCGTCAACGCCCTGCCCGTCCAGGGCTGGTACGACCTGGCCCGCGCGGTCCGCGACGCCGGGCACGATCCGGGCGTGCGCTGTGTCGTGCTGGCCGCCGAGGGCCGCGGATTCAACGCGGGCGTCGATATCAAGGAGCTCCAGCGCGACGGCGCCGACGGCGGCGACGGCCCCGGCGGCCCGCGGGCCGCGCTGCTCGGCGCCAACCGCGGCTGCGCGGAGGCGTTCGCCGCGGTGTACGAGTGCGAGGTGCCGGTCGTCGCGGCGGTCGGCGGCTTCTGTCTGGGCGGCGGGATCGGGCTGGTCGGCAACGCGGACGCGATCGTCGCCGCCGACGACGCCGTCTTCGGGCTGCCGGAGCTGGACCGGGGCGCCCTCGGGGCGGCCACCCATCTGGCCCGGCTGGTGCCGCCCCATCTGATGCGCGCCCTGTACTACACCTCGGCCACGGTCACCGCCGGGGAGCTGCACCGGCACGGCTCGGTGTGGCGGGTCGTCCCGCGGGCGGAACTGGCCGCCGCGGCGCTGGAACTGGCGGTGGACATCGCCCGTAAGGACGGCGCCCTGATCCGGCTCGCCAAGGCCGCCATCAACGGTATCGACCCGGTCGACGTCCGGCGCAGCTACCGCTTCGAGCAGGGATTCACCTTCGAGGCCGCGCTGAGCGGGGCCGGCGACCGGGTCCGCGCCGCCTTCGGAAAGGACGGCGGGGCATGA
- a CDS encoding CoA transferase subunit A, whose protein sequence is MSGKVMEPDEAIGGLRSGMTVGIGGWGARRKPMALVRALLRSEVTDLTVISYGGPDIGLLAAAGRIRKLVTAFVTLDSVPLEPHYRAARERGAFALTEIDEAMFLWGLTAAANRLPFLPVRAGLGSDVMRVDPELRTVRSPYGDGEEFVAMPALRMDAALVHLNRADRRGNACYLGPDPYFDDLFCEAADTAYVSCESLVDGFGDVPPQRLLVSRHAVTGVVEAPNGAHFTSCAPDYGRDEAFLRMYATTPWEEFAGRFLDGDEKTYQSAVEAWREEAR, encoded by the coding sequence ATGAGCGGCAAGGTGATGGAGCCCGACGAGGCCATCGGCGGGCTGCGCAGCGGAATGACGGTCGGGATCGGCGGCTGGGGAGCGCGCCGCAAGCCGATGGCGCTGGTCCGGGCCCTGCTGAGGTCGGAGGTGACCGATCTGACGGTGATCTCGTACGGCGGTCCCGATATCGGCCTGCTGGCCGCCGCGGGCCGGATCCGGAAGCTGGTGACCGCGTTCGTCACCCTGGACTCGGTCCCCCTCGAACCCCATTACCGGGCCGCGCGGGAGCGCGGCGCCTTCGCGCTCACCGAGATCGACGAGGCGATGTTCCTGTGGGGGCTGACGGCCGCGGCCAACCGGCTGCCGTTCCTCCCGGTACGGGCCGGGCTGGGCTCGGACGTCATGCGGGTCGATCCGGAGCTGCGGACGGTTCGTTCGCCGTACGGGGACGGGGAGGAGTTCGTCGCGATGCCCGCGCTGCGGATGGACGCGGCGCTGGTCCATCTCAACCGCGCCGACCGGCGGGGCAATGCCTGCTATCTGGGCCCCGACCCGTACTTCGACGATCTGTTCTGCGAGGCGGCGGACACGGCGTACGTCTCCTGCGAAAGTCTGGTCGACGGCTTCGGGGATGTTCCGCCGCAGCGGCTGCTGGTCTCCCGGCATGCGGTGACCGGCGTGGTGGAGGCACCGAACGGCGCGCACTTCACCTCGTGCGCCCCCGACTACGGGCGGGACGAGGCGTTTCTGCGGATGTATGCGACCACCCCCTGGGAGGAGTTCGCCGGACGGTTCCTCGACGGCGACGAGAAGACGTATCAGTCGGCCGTCGAGGCCTGGCGGGAGGAGGCCCGATGA
- a CDS encoding CoA-transferase subunit beta, whose protein sequence is MSRTGDAAGVTRAEYCVIACAEAWRGDGEVLASPMGLIPSLGARLARRTFAPDLLLTDGEALLVGPDGAAEGWLPYRRHLTMVTGGRRHVMMGASQLDRYGNQNISCIGDWERPDRQLLGVRGAPVNTLNNPVSYWVPRHTRRVFVERVDMVCGVGYDRAAAAGPSATRYHRIPRVVSDLGVFDFETPDRSMRLVSVHPGVTVERVREATGFPPAVPAGGVPETREPTAGELRLIREELDPAGRREREVPGV, encoded by the coding sequence ATGAGCCGTACCGGCGATGCGGCGGGGGTGACCCGGGCCGAGTACTGCGTCATCGCCTGCGCGGAGGCCTGGCGGGGCGACGGGGAGGTGCTGGCGAGCCCGATGGGGCTGATCCCCTCCCTCGGGGCCCGGCTCGCCCGGCGGACCTTCGCCCCGGACCTGCTGCTGACGGACGGTGAGGCGCTGCTCGTCGGGCCCGACGGGGCCGCCGAGGGCTGGCTGCCGTACCGCAGACATCTGACCATGGTCACGGGCGGGCGGCGGCACGTGATGATGGGCGCGAGCCAGCTCGACCGGTACGGCAATCAGAACATCTCCTGCATCGGCGACTGGGAGCGGCCGGACCGGCAGTTGCTGGGGGTGCGCGGGGCGCCCGTGAACACCCTCAACAACCCGGTCAGTTACTGGGTGCCGCGGCATACCCGGCGGGTGTTCGTGGAGCGGGTCGACATGGTGTGCGGGGTGGGGTACGACCGCGCCGCGGCGGCCGGCCCGAGCGCGACCCGCTACCACCGGATCCCCCGGGTCGTCTCCGATCTGGGGGTCTTCGACTTCGAGACCCCGGACCGGTCGATGCGGCTGGTGTCGGTGCACCCGGGGGTGACGGTGGAGAGGGTGCGGGAGGCGACCGGCTTCCCGCCGGCGGTCCCGGCGGGCGGCGTACCGGAGACCCGGGAGCCCACGGCCGGTGAACTGCGGCTGATCCGGGAGGAGCTGGACCCGGCGGGGCGGCGGGAGCGCGAGGTGCCGGGGGTATGA
- a CDS encoding NAD(P)H-dependent flavin oxidoreductase: protein METALTRLTGIRHPVVQPGMGWVAGPRLVSAAANAGALGILGSATMSPAELRAAVREVRSRTDAPFGVNLRADAADARERVRIIVGEGVRVASFALAPSRDLIAELKDAGVVVVPSVGARRHAEKVADWGADAVIVQGGEGGGHTGDVATTVLLPQIVDAVGIPVIAAGGFRDGRGLVAALALGAAGIAMGTRFLLTSDSTVPAAVKARYLAAGVKDVTVTRAVDGLPHRMLRTPLVESLERHGRTRTLARAARHAASFRRLSGLSWRTLVRDGLAMRHGRELSWSQVLMAANTPMLLRAAMVEGRTDLGVMAAGQVAGVIGDLPSCAELMERVMGEAAAVVRGLAENG, encoded by the coding sequence ATGGAGACGGCGCTCACCCGGCTCACCGGGATCCGCCATCCCGTCGTGCAGCCGGGGATGGGCTGGGTCGCCGGGCCGCGGCTGGTGTCGGCCGCCGCGAACGCGGGCGCGCTGGGGATCCTCGGCTCGGCGACGATGTCGCCCGCCGAGCTGCGGGCGGCGGTCCGGGAGGTGCGGTCGCGGACGGACGCGCCGTTCGGGGTGAATCTGCGCGCGGACGCGGCGGACGCCCGGGAGCGGGTGCGGATCATCGTCGGCGAGGGGGTACGGGTCGCCTCGTTCGCCCTGGCGCCGTCGCGGGATCTGATCGCCGAGCTGAAGGACGCGGGCGTGGTCGTCGTCCCGTCGGTGGGGGCCCGCCGGCATGCCGAGAAGGTCGCGGACTGGGGCGCGGACGCGGTGATCGTGCAGGGCGGCGAGGGCGGCGGTCATACCGGGGACGTCGCCACGACCGTCCTGCTGCCGCAGATCGTGGACGCGGTCGGCATCCCGGTGATCGCGGCCGGGGGCTTCCGCGACGGCCGGGGGCTGGTGGCGGCGCTGGCGCTGGGCGCGGCCGGAATCGCCATGGGGACCCGGTTTCTGCTGACGTCCGACTCGACGGTGCCGGCGGCGGTGAAGGCGCGGTATCTGGCGGCCGGGGTGAAGGATGTGACGGTGACCCGGGCGGTGGACGGACTGCCGCACCGGATGCTCCGCACCCCGCTGGTGGAGTCGCTGGAACGCCACGGCCGCACCCGGACCCTGGCCCGCGCGGCCCGCCACGCGGCGTCCTTCCGCCGGCTCTCGGGGCTGTCGTGGCGGACGCTGGTCCGCGACGGACTGGCGATGCGGCACGGCCGGGAGCTGTCCTGGAGCCAGGTGCTGATGGCGGCGAACACCCCGATGCTGCTGCGGGCGGCGATGGTGGAGGGGCGGACCGATCTGGGGGTGATGGCCGCGGGCCAGGTGGCGGGGGTGATCGGGGATCTGCCGAGCTGTGCGGAGCTGATGGAGCGGGTGATGGGGGAGGCGGCGGCGGTGGTGCGGGGACTGGCGGAGAATGGCTGA
- a CDS encoding type II toxin-antitoxin system Phd/YefM family antitoxin, giving the protein MVTDHLSMRETRARLPEILNRAESGEATVITRNGKPVAAVIPLDEYSALEEAADERLAREALRHLGEPTSSMAEVLTEVFGEQDGKNNCT; this is encoded by the coding sequence ATGGTGACCGATCACCTCAGCATGCGAGAGACCCGAGCCCGGCTTCCCGAGATCCTGAACCGCGCGGAGTCCGGCGAAGCCACCGTCATCACGCGTAACGGCAAGCCGGTCGCCGCCGTCATTCCGCTGGACGAGTACAGCGCGCTGGAGGAAGCGGCGGACGAACGGCTCGCGCGTGAGGCCCTCCGGCATCTCGGCGAGCCGACGAGTTCGATGGCCGAGGTGCTGACCGAGGTCTTCGGCGAGCAGGACGGGAAGAACAACTGCACATGA
- a CDS encoding acetyl-CoA C-acetyltransferase, translating to MAEAYIVEAVRTPVGRRRGGLAAVHPADLGAHVLTALVERSGIDPAAVEDVVFGCLDAVGPQAGDIARTAWLAAGLPEEVPGVTVDRQCGSSQQAVHFAAQAVLSGTQDLVVAGGVQNMSMVPIAFASRRAADPLGLTGGPFAGSEGWRARYGDAPVDQFHGAELIARRWGITRRDQEEYALRSHERAVRAIDEGRFARETVPYGDITTDEGPRRDTTAAKMAALDPVVPGGTITAACSSQVSDGAAALLLASERAVRDHGLTPRARVHHLSARGDDPIRMLAAPIPATAYALEKTGLTLGEIDLVEINEAFAPVVLAWLEETGADPARVNVNGGAIALGHPLGATGARLMTTLLHELERTGGRFGLQTMCEGGGQANVTILERL from the coding sequence ATGGCCGAGGCCTATATCGTCGAAGCGGTACGCACCCCCGTCGGCAGGCGCCGCGGGGGACTGGCCGCGGTCCACCCCGCGGATCTGGGAGCCCATGTACTGACCGCCCTCGTCGAACGCTCCGGCATCGACCCGGCGGCCGTCGAGGACGTCGTGTTCGGCTGTCTGGACGCCGTCGGCCCCCAGGCCGGTGACATCGCCCGGACCGCCTGGCTGGCGGCCGGGCTGCCCGAGGAGGTGCCGGGCGTCACCGTCGACCGCCAGTGCGGCTCCTCCCAGCAGGCGGTGCACTTCGCGGCGCAGGCGGTCCTCTCCGGCACCCAGGACCTGGTCGTCGCCGGCGGGGTGCAGAACATGTCCATGGTCCCGATCGCCTTCGCGTCCCGGCGGGCCGCCGACCCGCTCGGGCTCACCGGCGGCCCCTTCGCGGGCAGCGAGGGCTGGCGGGCCCGCTACGGCGACGCGCCCGTCGACCAGTTCCACGGCGCCGAACTGATCGCCCGCCGGTGGGGCATCACCCGCCGCGACCAGGAGGAGTACGCGCTCCGCTCCCACGAGCGGGCGGTCCGGGCGATCGACGAGGGCCGGTTCGCCCGCGAGACGGTGCCGTACGGCGACATCACCACGGACGAGGGTCCGCGCCGCGACACCACCGCGGCGAAGATGGCGGCCCTCGACCCGGTGGTCCCGGGCGGCACGATCACCGCCGCCTGCTCCTCCCAGGTCTCCGACGGCGCCGCCGCCCTGCTGCTGGCGAGCGAACGCGCGGTCCGCGACCACGGTCTGACCCCGCGCGCCCGCGTCCACCATCTCTCGGCCCGCGGCGACGACCCGATCCGGATGCTCGCGGCCCCCATCCCGGCCACCGCCTACGCGCTCGAGAAGACCGGCCTCACCCTCGGCGAGATCGACCTTGTGGAGATCAACGAGGCCTTCGCACCCGTCGTCCTGGCCTGGCTGGAGGAGACCGGGGCGGACCCGGCCCGGGTCAATGTCAACGGCGGCGCGATAGCCCTCGGCCATCCGCTGGGCGCGACCGGCGCCCGCCTGATGACGACCCTGCTGCACGAACTCGAACGCACGGGCGGCCGGTTCGGCCTCCAGACGATGTGCGAGGGCGGCGGCCAGGCGAATGTGACAATCCTCGAACGGCTGTGA
- a CDS encoding TetR/AcrR family transcriptional regulator yields the protein MLGVAAEVFAAHGYNATTVRRIADEAGLLAGSLYYHFDSKESMLDEILSAFINELWAGYDAVLAAGLGPRETVEALVTESFREIDRHRAAVAIYQKESGQLAGRPRFGYLDDSRRRFEQLWVGTLERGVADGVFRADLDIRLAYRFLRDTVWVAASWYRPDGPHGPEEIARQFLSMVLDGIAVSTGGTSQPRPR from the coding sequence CTGCTCGGCGTCGCCGCCGAGGTCTTCGCGGCCCACGGCTACAACGCCACCACCGTCCGCCGTATCGCGGACGAGGCGGGCCTCCTCGCGGGCAGTCTCTACTACCACTTCGACTCCAAGGAGTCGATGCTCGACGAGATCCTCTCCGCCTTCATCAATGAACTCTGGGCCGGGTACGACGCGGTGCTCGCCGCCGGGCTCGGCCCCCGCGAGACCGTCGAGGCCCTGGTCACCGAGTCCTTCCGGGAGATCGACCGGCACCGCGCCGCCGTCGCGATCTACCAGAAGGAGTCCGGGCAGCTGGCCGGCCGGCCGCGCTTCGGCTATCTCGACGATTCAAGGCGCCGGTTCGAGCAGCTGTGGGTCGGGACCCTGGAGCGCGGCGTCGCCGACGGGGTCTTCCGCGCCGACCTCGACATCCGGCTGGCGTACCGCTTTCTGCGCGACACCGTCTGGGTGGCCGCTTCCTGGTACCGGCCGGACGGCCCGCACGGCCCCGAGGAGATCGCCCGCCAGTTCCTGTCGATGGTGCTGGACGGGATCGCCGTGAGCACCGGCGGCACATCGCAGCCGCGGCCCAGGTAG
- a CDS encoding SDR family oxidoreductase, translating into MGEPPAYVPGHGLLRGRTALVTAAAGAGIGGATARRFLEEGARVLLSDAHRRRLAESRTALADEFGADAVAAQPCDVTDEEQVRALFARITEEHGGPDIVVNNAGLGGTADLVDMADDQWNRVLDTTLNGTFRCTRAALRAFRDSGRGGVIVNNASVVGWRAQAGQAHYAAAKAGVMALTRCAALEAAAYGVRVNAVAPSLAMHPHLVKVTSAELLAELTEREAFGRYAEPWEIANVIVFLAGDYSSYMTGEIVPVSSRRA; encoded by the coding sequence CTGGGCGAGCCTCCCGCCTATGTGCCGGGCCACGGTCTGCTCCGGGGCCGTACGGCACTGGTCACCGCCGCGGCCGGGGCCGGGATCGGCGGCGCCACCGCCCGCCGGTTCCTGGAGGAGGGCGCGCGGGTCCTGCTCAGCGACGCCCACCGGCGGCGGCTGGCGGAGTCCCGGACCGCCCTCGCCGACGAGTTCGGCGCGGACGCGGTGGCCGCCCAGCCCTGCGACGTCACCGACGAGGAGCAGGTACGGGCGCTCTTCGCCCGGATCACCGAGGAGCACGGCGGCCCGGACATCGTCGTCAACAACGCCGGGCTCGGCGGCACCGCGGACCTCGTCGACATGGCCGACGACCAGTGGAACCGGGTGCTCGACACCACCCTGAACGGCACCTTCCGCTGTACCCGCGCCGCACTGCGGGCCTTCCGTGACAGCGGCCGCGGCGGAGTGATCGTCAACAACGCCTCCGTCGTCGGCTGGCGGGCCCAGGCCGGACAGGCCCACTACGCGGCGGCGAAGGCCGGAGTCATGGCCCTGACCCGGTGTGCGGCGCTGGAGGCGGCGGCGTACGGAGTCCGGGTCAACGCGGTCGCGCCCAGCCTGGCCATGCACCCCCATCTGGTGAAGGTCACCTCGGCCGAACTGCTGGCGGAGCTGACCGAGCGCGAGGCGTTCGGCCGGTACGCCGAACCGTGGGAGATCGCCAATGTGATCGTCTTCCTGGCGGGGGACTACTCCTCCTATATGACGGGCGAGATCGTCCCGGTCAGCAGCAGACGGGCGTGA